From a region of the Rhodococcus sp. 4CII genome:
- a CDS encoding C45 family peptidase — translation MTDTHPTRAHVRVDDTRPHERGLARGEQLRDTLPESLALYLRLFDTVGVSEHRVRDGAHRLADVVAEWNPRYTEEIGGVAAGAGLEAWQVMALNGRTEILAQANGTRPGECSTLAYTGTGPVHAPFGVQTWDWHQELDPYWHTHEVSGTRHSFVGLTEHGILGKIGMNSAGLGVFFNILGHRDDAPSGVPVHLLSAAALGEAGSVDEALDLLRSAPVATSGALTLLDANSVVCAEVSPAGIATLRPTERFLAHTNHFLDPANAEREKRGLYEPDSQDRYGLIASRVRRYAEPTEADHLVEYLYSDPGQPQLCCVPAPDAAFGQRWATLATVLLEPGRRRVRVLAGTPIDARRRPWITLDATESADVTGR, via the coding sequence ATGACCGACACCCACCCCACCCGCGCGCACGTCCGAGTCGACGACACCCGCCCCCACGAACGCGGCCTCGCCCGTGGCGAGCAGCTGCGCGACACCCTGCCCGAGTCCCTCGCGCTGTACCTCCGGCTGTTCGACACGGTCGGGGTGAGTGAGCACCGGGTCCGCGACGGCGCGCACCGCCTCGCGGACGTCGTGGCCGAATGGAATCCCCGGTACACCGAGGAGATCGGGGGCGTCGCGGCAGGCGCCGGGCTCGAGGCCTGGCAGGTGATGGCACTGAACGGCAGAACCGAGATCCTGGCCCAGGCGAACGGGACCCGCCCCGGCGAGTGCTCCACCCTCGCCTACACCGGCACCGGACCCGTGCACGCACCGTTCGGTGTCCAAACCTGGGACTGGCACCAGGAATTGGACCCGTACTGGCACACCCATGAGGTCTCCGGAACGCGGCATTCGTTCGTCGGGCTGACCGAGCACGGCATCCTCGGCAAGATCGGGATGAACAGCGCGGGCCTCGGGGTCTTCTTCAACATCCTCGGCCACCGCGACGACGCACCGTCGGGGGTCCCGGTCCACCTCCTGTCCGCGGCGGCGCTGGGCGAGGCGGGCAGCGTCGACGAGGCGCTCGACCTGCTGCGCTCGGCGCCCGTTGCGACGTCGGGCGCGCTGACCCTGCTCGACGCAAACTCGGTCGTGTGCGCGGAGGTGAGCCCGGCCGGGATTGCGACGTTACGCCCGACCGAGCGGTTCCTGGCGCACACCAACCACTTTCTCGACCCGGCCAATGCCGAACGCGAGAAGCGTGGCCTGTACGAACCGGACTCGCAGGATCGCTATGGTCTCATCGCCTCCCGGGTGCGCCGGTACGCCGAGCCGACCGAGGCCGATCACCTCGTCGAGTATCTGTACTCCGATCCGGGTCAGCCGCAGCTGTGCTGTGTCCCCGCCCCGGACGCGGCCTTCGGGCAGCGATGGGCCACCCTGGCGACCGTTCTGCTCGAGCCCGGGCGCCGACGCGTCCGTGTTCTCGCCGGCACCCCGATCGATGCACGCCGGCGACCATGGATCACTCTCGACGCCACGGAATCCGCGGACGTCACGGGCAGGTAG
- a CDS encoding cytosine permease — MTGITQVYGTHPWPAPPPDHPEDLMAPTTANSRTESPETGSPNTGSTADLAGRVESHGIDVIPDSERHGRARDLFAVWAAPNVSYLALVVGGALILMGLTLWQALAVIVAGNLFSVLTGIVAASGPASGTPSEVITRAIFGIRGNRVNILVTSWFISVCYLALNWAAASYTAFSLVGRLGIEVTTPVQIGVILAVAAITLVISVYGHATIVRLYQPLAVTLTLVFVVMAGFVLAETNWSYRPESALHGIDLWATALAGLTIVASAPLSYTNSADFSRYLPRTTSPVAVAAWTALGAFVPSVLFTGLGALAGTALDMTDPQAALETIVPPWFTPIFLIAVIFGTIANNAMTAYSSGLALQSVGLRLRRSRSVLLDGSIGVALTLYALLVSNFLDTVNNMMQLVVTVMGPVMAVYVADVLWRRNRYDGPGLSDETRTSPYWFTGGINWAGTIAVFAGIAAAGLCVDAEIYTGVIARAVGVDLSLPVGLLVSAGLYIALMGMYRTRTPLVTR, encoded by the coding sequence GTGACCGGCATCACGCAGGTCTACGGCACGCACCCGTGGCCCGCTCCCCCGCCCGATCATCCGGAGGACCTCATGGCACCCACCACCGCGAACTCCCGAACGGAGTCGCCCGAGACAGGGTCACCCAATACCGGGTCGACTGCCGATCTGGCCGGCCGTGTGGAATCGCACGGCATCGACGTCATCCCCGACAGCGAACGGCACGGTCGTGCCCGGGACCTGTTCGCGGTGTGGGCCGCGCCCAACGTCAGCTATCTGGCCCTCGTGGTCGGCGGCGCACTGATCCTGATGGGCCTGACGTTGTGGCAGGCCCTGGCCGTGATCGTGGCCGGCAATCTGTTCTCGGTCCTCACCGGCATCGTCGCCGCGAGCGGCCCGGCGTCGGGGACTCCCAGCGAGGTGATCACGCGGGCAATATTCGGCATCCGGGGCAACCGGGTGAACATCCTCGTGACCAGTTGGTTCATCAGCGTCTGCTATCTGGCGCTGAACTGGGCTGCTGCGTCGTATACCGCGTTCAGCCTGGTCGGGAGGTTGGGCATCGAGGTCACCACCCCGGTCCAGATCGGGGTGATCCTGGCGGTCGCCGCGATCACCCTGGTCATCAGCGTGTATGGGCACGCCACGATCGTGCGGCTCTACCAACCACTGGCGGTCACCCTGACCCTGGTGTTCGTGGTGATGGCCGGATTCGTGCTGGCCGAGACGAACTGGAGCTACCGGCCCGAATCGGCGCTGCACGGCATCGATCTGTGGGCGACCGCGCTCGCCGGTCTGACGATCGTGGCGTCCGCCCCGCTCTCCTACACCAACAGCGCGGACTTCTCCCGCTATCTGCCGCGCACCACGTCCCCCGTCGCGGTCGCGGCGTGGACGGCGCTCGGCGCCTTCGTCCCCAGCGTGCTGTTCACCGGACTCGGCGCGCTGGCCGGAACCGCTCTCGACATGACCGACCCCCAGGCCGCCCTCGAGACGATCGTGCCGCCGTGGTTCACGCCGATCTTTCTGATCGCCGTCATCTTCGGCACCATCGCGAACAATGCCATGACGGCATACAGTTCCGGCCTGGCTCTGCAGTCGGTCGGGCTTCGCCTGCGCCGGTCGCGCAGCGTCCTTCTCGACGGCTCGATCGGTGTGGCCCTGACGCTGTACGCGCTACTCGTCTCCAACTTCCTCGACACCGTCAACAACATGATGCAACTCGTCGTCACCGTCATGGGGCCCGTGATGGCCGTCTACGTCGCCGACGTCCTGTGGCGACGCAACCGCTACGACGGCCCCGGTCTCAGCGACGAAACCCGCACCAGCCCGTACTGGTTCACCGGCGGAATCAACTGGGCAGGAACGATCGCCGTGTTCGCAGGCATCGCGGCGGCCGGCCTGTGCGTCGACGCCGAGATCTACACCGGAGTGATCGCCCGCGCCGTCGGCGTGGACCTGTCCCTGCCGGTCGGCCTGCTCGTCAGCGCCGGCCTCTACATCGCCCTGATGGGGATGTACCGCACCCGCACTCCACTCGTAACCCGCTGA
- a CDS encoding LacI family DNA-binding transcriptional regulator, which produces MTDRRPRPTIHDVARRAGVSATTVSHTFSGKGVVATATRERVRVAAKSLGYRPDVVARSLRSNRLGVIALVLRPLETLDSFLPEGVDYFLRFAGSAALAAMELGYGLMLVSDPTREESPAAALACDGFLITEPVVDDPLIEMLLDEGVPFLSVGRDPARVDYPEWLDTETEAMTGRVLRHLEECGASRVALVVGTDANSWNLGAEAAYRAWAAERDQAELVAVRPETDGEAGGREAADELFDRTDPPDAVYCLTGRHAAGVLARVRERGLAVPGDVQIVGGSDSEHTRSATPPITSVDLQPELLARVAVTVLTNRLDEQSRPVPPGPLHGRLVVRQSTREATEGAVPRP; this is translated from the coding sequence GTGACGGACAGGCGCCCGCGACCCACGATCCACGACGTCGCACGCCGGGCAGGCGTGTCGGCGACAACGGTCTCGCATACGTTCAGCGGGAAGGGGGTCGTCGCGACCGCGACGCGTGAGCGGGTCCGGGTGGCGGCGAAATCGCTCGGCTACCGGCCGGACGTGGTGGCGCGGAGTCTGCGGAGCAACCGGCTCGGCGTGATCGCCCTCGTTCTCCGCCCGTTGGAAACGCTCGACTCGTTTCTTCCCGAGGGCGTCGACTACTTTCTGCGCTTCGCCGGGTCGGCGGCCCTGGCCGCGATGGAACTCGGCTACGGGCTGATGCTGGTATCCGATCCGACGCGGGAGGAGTCGCCCGCCGCTGCCCTGGCCTGTGACGGGTTCCTGATCACCGAACCCGTCGTGGACGATCCGCTGATCGAGATGCTGCTCGACGAGGGTGTGCCGTTCCTGTCCGTCGGGCGGGATCCGGCCCGCGTCGACTACCCGGAGTGGCTCGACACCGAGACCGAGGCCATGACAGGGCGTGTGCTTCGGCACCTCGAGGAGTGCGGCGCCAGCAGGGTCGCCCTCGTCGTCGGAACCGATGCGAACTCATGGAATCTCGGCGCCGAGGCGGCGTACCGGGCGTGGGCGGCGGAGCGCGATCAGGCAGAACTGGTCGCGGTCCGGCCGGAGACCGACGGGGAGGCCGGCGGGCGCGAGGCCGCGGACGAACTGTTCGACCGCACCGACCCGCCGGATGCGGTGTACTGCCTGACGGGGCGCCACGCCGCCGGGGTGCTCGCCCGGGTCCGCGAGCGCGGACTCGCCGTCCCCGGCGACGTGCAGATCGTCGGCGGATCGGACTCGGAACACACGCGGTCGGCGACGCCGCCCATCACCTCGGTGGACCTACAACCCGAACTCCTTGCCCGGGTGGCAGTCACGGTGCTGACCAATCGGCTCGACGAACAGAGCCGGCCGGTGCCGCCCGGACCACTGCACGGCCGCCTCGTCGTCCGGCAGTCCACTCGGGAAGCGACGGAAGGCGCGGTGCCGCGACCCTGA
- a CDS encoding dienelactone hydrolase family protein, translating into MRLLDGWTPGCHTVGGITHSTYRRGRGPGVIVIHEVPGVTPEVIGFAEEVVARGHTVVMPSLFGKPERGYGTLSTVSSLAQVCVSREFTKLALGRTAPVAVWLRSLARDLHEELGGIGVGAVGMCFTGGYALAMMVDAPVVAPVLAQPSAPFPVGETRRRDLGLSPADLDVVRAKVNAGCQVLGLRFREDGLVGNRFETLRREFGDNFIAVEFPGAEHSTLTAHRRQEGVERVLAFFADKLGGPD; encoded by the coding sequence ATGAGGCTTTTGGACGGGTGGACACCGGGCTGTCACACGGTCGGTGGGATCACACACTCGACCTACCGCAGGGGGCGTGGGCCGGGCGTCATCGTGATCCACGAAGTGCCGGGTGTGACGCCGGAGGTGATCGGATTCGCGGAGGAGGTCGTCGCCCGAGGGCACACCGTGGTGATGCCCTCCCTGTTCGGGAAGCCGGAGCGGGGGTACGGCACGCTCAGCACCGTCAGTTCGCTGGCGCAGGTCTGCGTGAGCCGGGAGTTCACGAAACTGGCGCTCGGCAGGACGGCACCGGTGGCGGTGTGGTTGCGGTCGCTGGCGCGCGATCTGCACGAGGAACTCGGTGGCATCGGAGTCGGTGCGGTCGGAATGTGCTTCACGGGTGGCTATGCGTTGGCGATGATGGTCGACGCCCCGGTGGTGGCGCCCGTGCTGGCGCAGCCGTCCGCCCCGTTTCCGGTCGGCGAGACGCGTAGACGGGACCTCGGGCTCAGCCCCGCAGACCTGGACGTGGTGCGCGCGAAGGTGAACGCCGGCTGCCAGGTCCTTGGCCTGCGGTTTCGGGAGGACGGTCTGGTGGGCAATCGCTTCGAGACGCTGCGCCGCGAGTTCGGCGACAACTTCATCGCGGTGGAGTTTCCGGGCGCGGAGCACTCGACGCTGACCGCGCACCGGCGGCAGGAGGGTGTCGAGCGGGTGCTGGCGTTCTTCGCCGACAAACTCGGCGGCCCCGACTGA
- a CDS encoding decarboxylase has protein sequence MTMHLPHPFVHEQARENTVLDVSEMGPGIEDAVRAVMDQPRLRLVGFRCSVSSGSDDPQSVAGRVDDVIGLMEQVRRDYGVILTELMLLDADPTGIRDAVDDGLDEACARNRYPRPTVVFAGTGAGVSALTRS, from the coding sequence ATGACGATGCATCTGCCGCACCCGTTCGTTCACGAACAGGCGCGCGAGAACACGGTGCTCGACGTGTCCGAGATGGGCCCGGGCATCGAGGACGCGGTGCGTGCGGTGATGGACCAGCCACGGCTGCGGTTGGTTGGGTTCCGCTGCAGTGTCTCGTCCGGGTCCGATGATCCGCAGTCCGTCGCCGGCCGTGTCGACGACGTGATCGGCCTGATGGAACAGGTGCGGCGCGATTACGGCGTGATCCTGACCGAATTGATGCTGCTGGATGCAGATCCCACCGGCATCCGCGACGCCGTCGACGACGGTCTGGACGAAGCCTGCGCCCGCAACCGATACCCCCGCCCGACGGTCGTTTTCGCGGGCACCGGCGCCGGTGTCTCGGCCTTGACGAGATCTTGA
- a CDS encoding TetR/AcrR family transcriptional regulator: MRSTRAGSETPQPDLTTRARVRDAAITVFGDHGFSTGVRAIATAAGVSPGLVIHHFGSKDGLRSECDQHVLRIIREQKAEAISTPGPAGAMQALADIEQYAPLVAYIVRSFQAGGGLGESLFEHMVEDTAEYLEVGVAAGRVRASRNPQARARYLTLYNVGALLLYLQMRADKESPLDYATAIRDLATDVTLPALEMYTEGLLPDSSTLEAYLATEDGAAQAAAAHTEFKDSPN; this comes from the coding sequence ATGCGTTCAACCCGTGCTGGTTCCGAGACCCCGCAACCCGACCTGACCACCCGCGCCCGAGTGCGCGACGCGGCGATCACGGTGTTCGGCGATCACGGTTTCAGTACCGGAGTGCGGGCGATCGCCACCGCCGCCGGGGTGTCGCCGGGCCTGGTGATCCACCACTTCGGTTCGAAGGACGGTCTGCGCTCCGAATGTGACCAGCACGTCCTGCGGATCATCCGCGAGCAGAAGGCGGAGGCGATCTCGACGCCCGGACCGGCCGGAGCCATGCAGGCCCTCGCCGACATCGAGCAGTACGCGCCGCTCGTCGCGTACATCGTGCGTAGTTTCCAGGCCGGCGGCGGTCTCGGCGAATCGCTCTTCGAGCACATGGTCGAAGACACCGCGGAGTACCTCGAAGTGGGAGTGGCGGCGGGGCGTGTGCGGGCCAGCCGCAACCCGCAGGCGCGGGCACGTTATCTCACCCTCTACAACGTCGGCGCGCTGCTTCTCTATCTGCAGATGCGCGCCGACAAGGAAAGTCCGCTCGACTACGCGACGGCTATCCGCGACCTCGCCACCGACGTCACGCTGCCCGCCCTCGAGATGTACACCGAAGGCCTGCTCCCGGATTCGTCGACGCTCGAGGCGTACCTGGCCACCGAAGACGGTGCCGCACAGGCGGCTGCCGCACACACAGAATTCAAAGACTCCCCGAACTAG
- a CDS encoding ABC transporter ATP-binding protein — protein MSAIIEVRNLVKTFGRTRALDGLDLEVGEGEVHGFLGPNGAGKSTTIRVLLGSLRADSGEATVFGRDPWRDAVALHLEMAYVPGDVTLWPSLSGGETIDLLARMRGGLDETRKQELIERFDLDPRKKGRAYSKGNRQKVALVSAFSSHARLLLLDEPTSGLDPLMEQVFRECVAEARGRGVTVLLSSHILSEVEALCERVTIIRAGRTVESGTLASMRHLSRTSITAELLGDPGDLGRIEGVEDIHLDGSTLHCQVDSEHLGELIRVLGDTGVRSLVSKPPTLEELFLRHYEIDDGTTASSGTVEKVRA, from the coding sequence ATGAGTGCGATCATCGAAGTGCGCAACCTGGTGAAGACGTTCGGACGAACCCGGGCGCTGGACGGACTCGACCTCGAGGTCGGCGAAGGTGAGGTGCACGGGTTCCTCGGGCCGAACGGCGCCGGAAAATCCACCACCATCCGCGTCCTCCTCGGCAGCCTCCGCGCGGACAGCGGTGAGGCCACCGTGTTCGGTCGCGATCCCTGGCGCGACGCCGTCGCCCTGCACCTCGAGATGGCGTATGTGCCCGGCGACGTGACGCTGTGGCCGTCGTTGTCCGGAGGCGAGACCATCGATCTCCTCGCTCGGATGCGCGGCGGGCTCGACGAGACCCGCAAACAGGAGCTGATCGAGCGTTTCGACCTCGACCCTCGGAAGAAGGGGCGCGCGTACTCGAAGGGTAATCGTCAGAAGGTGGCGTTGGTGTCGGCGTTCTCGTCGCACGCTCGCCTGCTCCTACTCGACGAACCCACCTCGGGCCTGGACCCGTTGATGGAACAGGTCTTCCGGGAGTGCGTCGCCGAGGCCCGCGGCCGCGGGGTGACGGTGCTGCTGTCCAGTCACATCCTGTCCGAGGTGGAGGCGCTGTGCGAACGGGTCACCATCATCAGGGCGGGACGGACGGTCGAATCGGGCACGCTCGCGTCGATGCGACACCTCAGCCGCACGTCGATCACCGCCGAACTCCTCGGTGACCCCGGCGATCTCGGCCGCATCGAGGGCGTCGAGGATATCCACCTCGACGGGTCGACGCTGCACTGCCAGGTCGACAGCGAACATCTCGGCGAGCTCATCCGGGTGCTCGGCGACACCGGGGTGCGGAGCCTCGTCAGCAAGCCGCCGACCCTCGAAGAACTGTTCCTGCGGCACTATGAGATCGACGACGGCACGACGGCGTCGTCCGGAACGGTGGAGAAGGTGCGGGCATGA
- a CDS encoding ABC transporter permease, whose product MSTATVSRYRPTEPAPVSSSDFTGTLHFLRLFLRRDRIALPLWILIFAFAPALYVASIADIYTSDAQLADFAATTAASPAQIAMYGPIFNSSLGSVGVWKAGIYYTLIGLVVILTVIRHTRAEEETGRAELLDSTSVGRYAGLTAALTLAGGASVVTGILCAAALLGRDLPVGGSVAFGTSLACSGLVFTAVAAVAAQVSTGARVARGIALTVLGVAFAVRAVGDAGSGTLSWFSPLGWALQIRPYADERWWVIVPSLVTAVVLTWVAYALLRRRDVGAGLIAERPGPTAASPALGGTFGLAWRMHRGTLAAWTAGLGLYGLLIGSAAEGIGGQVGDSQTIRDIILRMGGSQSLEESFIGYAFTMLAIAAAAYAISASLRMHSEENAQRLEPVTAGSVGRVRWASSHILFAFVGPAVAMVVAGAAAGFTYGASVGDVGGALPDVVGAALVQLPGIWVLAGVTVLLFGVIPRFTPVAWGVLVAFLLIFMVGSIAQFPQAVLDLEPFSHAPKLPGGQFTATPILWLLLITAALIVVGVTAFRRRDLR is encoded by the coding sequence ATGAGTACCGCAACGGTATCCCGGTACCGGCCGACCGAGCCGGCGCCGGTGTCCTCCTCGGATTTCACGGGGACACTGCACTTTCTGCGGTTGTTCCTGCGCCGGGACCGGATCGCGCTGCCACTGTGGATCCTGATCTTCGCGTTCGCGCCGGCCCTGTACGTGGCGAGCATCGCCGACATCTACACCTCCGACGCCCAGTTGGCGGACTTCGCGGCGACGACGGCGGCCAGTCCGGCGCAGATCGCGATGTACGGGCCGATCTTCAACTCCAGCCTCGGGTCGGTCGGAGTGTGGAAGGCCGGCATCTACTACACACTGATCGGGCTGGTGGTGATCCTCACGGTCATCCGGCACACCCGCGCCGAGGAGGAGACCGGCCGGGCCGAGCTCCTCGATTCCACGTCCGTCGGACGGTACGCGGGGTTGACGGCGGCACTGACCCTGGCGGGCGGCGCCTCCGTCGTCACCGGAATACTCTGCGCGGCAGCGTTGCTCGGCCGCGACCTGCCGGTGGGTGGTTCGGTGGCCTTCGGCACGTCCCTGGCCTGCTCGGGACTCGTGTTCACGGCGGTGGCCGCCGTCGCGGCGCAGGTGAGTACCGGCGCCCGCGTCGCTCGCGGCATCGCACTGACGGTGCTCGGCGTCGCCTTCGCCGTGCGCGCAGTCGGTGACGCCGGCTCCGGCACCCTGTCCTGGTTCTCGCCGCTCGGCTGGGCGCTCCAGATCCGTCCGTACGCCGACGAACGGTGGTGGGTAATCGTCCCCAGCCTCGTCACGGCAGTCGTCCTCACCTGGGTGGCCTACGCACTCCTGCGCCGACGGGATGTCGGGGCCGGACTGATCGCCGAACGCCCCGGACCCACCGCCGCATCGCCGGCACTCGGCGGCACGTTCGGGCTGGCCTGGCGGATGCACCGTGGCACGCTCGCCGCCTGGACGGCCGGCCTCGGGTTGTACGGTCTGCTCATCGGCAGCGCCGCCGAGGGGATCGGCGGGCAGGTCGGCGACAGCCAGACGATCCGGGACATCATCCTTCGGATGGGTGGTTCGCAGTCGCTGGAGGAATCGTTCATCGGGTACGCGTTCACGATGCTCGCGATCGCCGCCGCGGCCTACGCGATCTCCGCCTCGCTGCGCATGCATTCCGAGGAGAACGCCCAGCGGCTCGAACCCGTGACGGCCGGCTCGGTCGGCCGTGTCCGCTGGGCGTCGAGCCACATCCTGTTCGCGTTCGTGGGTCCCGCCGTCGCGATGGTGGTGGCCGGGGCGGCCGCCGGATTCACCTACGGCGCATCCGTCGGCGACGTGGGTGGGGCTCTGCCCGACGTGGTCGGGGCGGCGCTCGTGCAACTCCCCGGAATCTGGGTGCTCGCCGGCGTGACGGTCCTCCTGTTCGGGGTGATCCCGCGATTCACGCCCGTGGCATGGGGAGTGCTCGTCGCGTTCCTGCTGATCTTCATGGTCGGATCGATCGCGCAGTTCCCGCAGGCGGTACTCGACCTCGAGCCGTTCAGCCACGCTCCGAAACTGCCGGGCGGGCAGTTCACGGCCACCCCGATTCTGTGGCTGCTGCTGATCACGGCCGCACTGATCGTGGTGGGCGTGACGGCGTTCCGGCGGCGCGACCTGCGCTGA
- a CDS encoding IclR family transcriptional regulator, with the protein MARVHTGESVLARTVRIVESFRSDDSLLTVSEIARRSGLHISTTSRLIDELVGCGWLERENRQVRIGVRLWEVASRASPTLGLREAAMPFMEDLHAVVGQHTQLGVLEGDEVLFVERLTAPGAVVNYTRIAGRMPLHVSSSGLVLLAHASPDLQERILGEPLKVFTDKTIRTPRQLRGVLADVRRQGFILCAGHLYPDTTGVAVPVRDGAGRVVAALSVIVPNDEKAYAQIPVLQAAARGITRVMAAAK; encoded by the coding sequence ATGGCGCGTGTGCACACCGGCGAGTCCGTCTTGGCCCGGACGGTGCGGATCGTCGAATCGTTCCGCTCGGACGATTCGCTGCTGACCGTGTCCGAGATCGCGCGACGGTCCGGTCTCCACATCTCGACCACGTCGCGGCTGATCGACGAACTCGTCGGATGCGGCTGGCTCGAGCGGGAGAACCGGCAGGTGCGGATCGGGGTGCGCCTGTGGGAGGTCGCGTCGCGGGCGTCCCCGACCCTCGGGCTCCGGGAAGCGGCGATGCCGTTCATGGAAGACCTGCACGCCGTCGTCGGGCAGCACACCCAGCTGGGGGTGCTCGAAGGGGACGAGGTGTTGTTCGTCGAGCGCCTGACGGCACCCGGCGCGGTGGTCAACTACACGCGCATCGCCGGCCGGATGCCGCTGCACGTGTCGTCGTCCGGGCTGGTCCTGCTGGCGCACGCCTCGCCGGACCTTCAGGAGCGGATCCTGGGGGAGCCGTTGAAGGTGTTCACCGACAAGACGATTCGTACCCCCCGGCAGTTGCGCGGGGTGCTGGCCGACGTCCGCAGGCAGGGCTTCATCCTCTGTGCCGGTCACCTGTACCCGGACACCACCGGTGTCGCGGTTCCGGTGCGGGACGGCGCCGGACGGGTGGTCGCCGCGCTGTCGGTGATCGTCCCGAACGACGAGAAGGCGTACGCGCAGATCCCGGTGCTGCAGGCGGCCGCGAGGGGTATCACCCGGGTGATGGCGGCGGCGAAGTAG
- a CDS encoding PDR/VanB family oxidoreductase: MSQNPVSSGAPADAALRVVAKEAVAEGVVALTLRHPTGRRLPDWAPGAHIDLVFPTGLTRQYSLCGDRWDAHTYRIGVLREPVGRGGSAYVHDELAEGDVVGVGGPRNNFPLVPSQRYLFIAGGIGITPLLPMIRQAELVGADWTLVYGGRTRTSMAFRDELAAYGDRVVVAPRDECGLPDLPTHLAAADATDTRVYVCGPGPLLGAVENYCAHWPVGQLRTERFVPKDRGASLRDEPFEVELARSGLAVTVSPGATVLDAVQAAGVNVLSSCREGTCGTCETTVLAGAPDHRDSVLDDDERSAGDCMLICVSRSCSDRLVLDL; encoded by the coding sequence ATGTCACAGAACCCGGTTTCTTCCGGCGCACCGGCGGACGCCGCGCTGCGAGTTGTCGCCAAAGAGGCTGTCGCGGAGGGTGTTGTCGCGCTGACCCTGCGTCACCCGACGGGGCGACGTCTGCCGGACTGGGCGCCGGGAGCGCACATCGACCTGGTGTTCCCGACCGGGCTGACGCGCCAGTATTCGCTGTGCGGGGACCGTTGGGACGCGCACACCTACCGGATCGGGGTGTTGCGCGAACCCGTCGGACGGGGCGGGTCCGCGTACGTCCACGACGAACTCGCCGAAGGCGATGTCGTCGGGGTCGGTGGCCCGCGCAACAACTTTCCGCTCGTCCCGTCGCAGCGGTACCTGTTCATCGCGGGTGGCATCGGGATCACGCCGCTGCTGCCGATGATCCGACAGGCGGAACTGGTGGGAGCCGACTGGACGCTCGTGTACGGCGGCCGCACCCGCACGTCGATGGCGTTCCGGGACGAACTCGCGGCATACGGCGACCGCGTCGTGGTCGCACCTCGGGACGAGTGCGGCCTTCCGGACCTGCCCACGCACCTCGCCGCGGCGGACGCGACCGACACGAGGGTGTACGTCTGCGGGCCCGGACCGCTGCTCGGTGCCGTCGAAAACTATTGCGCGCACTGGCCCGTCGGACAACTGAGGACCGAACGCTTCGTGCCGAAGGATCGTGGTGCATCGCTGCGCGACGAACCGTTCGAGGTGGAACTCGCGCGTTCCGGGCTCGCGGTGACCGTGAGTCCCGGCGCCACCGTGCTCGACGCCGTGCAGGCGGCGGGCGTGAACGTCTTGTCCTCCTGCCGCGAGGGCACGTGCGGGACCTGCGAGACCACCGTCCTCGCCGGCGCCCCCGACCACCGCGATTCCGTCCTCGACGACGACGAGCGGTCGGCAGGCGACTGCATGCTCATCTGCGTCTCGCGGTCGTGCTCCGACCGTCTCGTGCTCGACCTCTGA